The proteins below are encoded in one region of Coffea arabica cultivar ET-39 chromosome 4c, Coffea Arabica ET-39 HiFi, whole genome shotgun sequence:
- the LOC140004716 gene encoding uncharacterized protein: MEYPSVIASPPPGFTFFCIAPLDPPRRACRRVHMEFNVVWQIHSCISFRGGTPRPQLFVCTFPNLTSSNPLENIHLYAAIAVWEVAIPRRLVLQSKCLCCPNGAIETMEHVFSEGQCATAVWNYFASMCGLTQVGSSLRARVVAWWLSPPRAEKRQLLFTIMPSFICWHIWRARNKAVFEGTRMQLANICPAVISDITSGLENHFNIKLGWVSFPQLYDWSGQQGGGIRVEIVRWRAKEMGCLTLNTDGCSKGNPGWSGGGGVLRDSLGRPIMAFSAFFGKRLSLHAEALALLTGLQCVEKGFTNVEIQSDS, encoded by the coding sequence ATGGAGTACCCATCTGTTATCGCGAGTCCTCCCCCTGGATTTACTTTCTTCTGTATTGCTCCACTCGATCCCCCGAGGAGGGCGTGCAGACGAGTTCATATGGAGTTTAATGTCGTCTGGCAAATTCACTCTTGCATCAGCTTTCGAGGAGGTACGCCAAGGCCGCAACTCTTTGTTTGTACATTCCCAAATCTGACATCGTCGAATCCTCTCGAAAATATCCATCTTTATGCTGCGATTGCTGTGTGGGAGGTTGCCATTCCCCGACGTCTTGTGCTGCAGTCAAAATGTTTGTGTTGTCCCAATGGAGCAATAGAGACGATGGAGCATGTCTTTTCCGAGGGACAGTGTGCTACAGCGGTATGGAACTACTTTGCAAGTATGTGTGGGCTTACACAGGTAGGGTCATCACTGAGGGCTAGGGTAGTGGCTTGGTGGTTGTCACCACCGAGGGCAGAGAAAAGGCAACTTTTATTCACAATAATGCCTAGTTTCATTTGCTGGCACATTTGGAGGGCGAGGAACAAAGCAGTTTTCGAAGGTACCAGGATGCAACTGGCTAATATCTGCCCAGCCGTTATCTCAGATATCACGTCAGGTTTGGAGAATCACTTTAATATCAAGTTGGGGTGGGTCTCTTTTCCTCAGCTATATGATTGGTCTGGGCAACAAGGCGGCGGCATTAGAGTGGAGATCGTGAGGTGGAGGGCAAAAGAGATGGGTTGCCTAACACTGAACACGGATGGCTGTTCTAAGGGCAACCCTGGATGGAGTGGCGGTGGCGGGGTCTTGCGAGATTCTTTAGGAAGGCCTATAATGGCTTTCTCGGCGTTCTTTGGTAAAAGGTTGAGCTTGCATGCGGAGGCCCTTGCTTTGCTAACTGGACTTCAGTGTGTGGAGAAGGGGTTCACCAATGTGGAGATTCAATCAGATTCTTAG
- the LOC140004718 gene encoding uncharacterized protein, whose protein sequence is MRVKYCRDLHPCQVQLIRCVLGTWRRMLNISRQVEFSLVWQVQDGGSCHFWYDNWLGSGALFLKATVNPVLSFKDFIVNGKWSSHLLSRVLPLDLLPSMPSKCFCCPNGATETVEHVFSEGQLAKAVWNCFASMCGLTQVGSSLRARVVAWWMSPLRAEKRRLLFTMIPSFICWHIWRARNGVAFKGTRMQSANICQAVISDITSGLENQFSIKLGWVSFPQLYDWSGQQGGGIRVELVRWRAKEMGCLTLNTDGCFKGNPRWSGNGRVLRDSLGRPIMAFSAFFGKSLSLHAEALALLTDFSCVWRRGSPMCRYNQIPREANRVADILANMGVSHQHQPCVIYEHIRTFPKLARGEVRLDRLGMSSVRRIKGASGTVMRGGETL, encoded by the exons ATGCGGGTTAAGTATTGTAGAGACCTTCATCCGTGCCAGGTTCAACTGATTAGATGCGTCTTGGGCACATGGAGGAGAATGCTAAACATTAGCAGGCAAGTGGAGTTTTCTCTAGTCTGGCAGGTCCAGGATGGTGGCTCATGTCATTTCTGGTACGATAATTGGCTGGGGAGTGGTGCGCTGTTCCTCAAAGCTACGGTGAATCCTGTTCTCTCATTCAAAGATTTCATTGTGAATGGGAAATGGAGTTCCCATCTGCTATCACGAGTCCTCCCCCTGGATTTACTTCCTTCT ATGccttcaaaatgtttttgtTGTCCCAATGGAGCAACAGAGACGGTGGAGCATGTCTTTTCTGAGGGGCAGCTTGCTAAAGCGGTATGGAATTGCTTTGCTAGCATGTGTGGCCTTACGCAAGTAGGATCGTCACTGAGGGCTAGGGTAGTGGCTTGGTGGATGTCACCTCTGAGGGCAGAGAAAAGACGACTCTTATTCACAATGATTCCTAGTTTCATTTGCTGGCACATTTGGAGGGCGAGGAACGGAGTAGCGTTCAAAGGTACCAGGATGCAATCGGCTAATATCTGCCAAGCCGTTATCTCAGATATCACGTCAGGTTTGGAGAATCAATTTAGTATCAAGTTGGGATGGGTCTCTTTTCCTCAGCTATATGACTGGTCTGGTCAACAAGGCGGCGGCATTAGAGTCGAGCTCGTGCGGTGGAGGGCAAAAGAGATGGGGTGTCTAACACTGAACACGGACGGCTGTTTCAAGGGCAACCCTAGATGGAGTGGCAATGGCAGGGTCTTGCGAGATTCTTTAGGAAGGCCTATAATGGCTTTCTCAGCGTTCTTTGGTAAAAGTCTGAGCTTGCACGCAGAGGCCCTCGCTTTGCTAACTGACTTCAGTTGTGTGTGGAGAAGGGGTTCTCCAATGTGCAGATACAATCAGATTCCCAG AGAAGCTAACCGAGTGGCAGATATTCTTGCCAATATGGGTGTCTCTCATCAGCATCAGCCTTGTGTTATCTATGAACATATACGCACATTCCCGAAGTTGGCAAGGGGGGAGGTTCGTCTAGATAGGTTGGGCATGTCATCTGTTAGGAGGATAAAAGGGGCAAGTGGGACAGTAATGCGTGGTGGGGAAACTTTGTAG
- the LOC113739092 gene encoding uncharacterized protein: MSRVGVRGLIRCKSMAVKYRGRKTPRGYPKTGFEQEEHEDMDDTWATDFPQVAGNLSPRMVVVPETSSASLVVELNIDHPGDGALAISVVHLAKHPSDHSPLKVSFASRKDNKPRLFHFLNVWTTRPDLMEVIRQAWNMEVQGSPLRILCSKLLAARRGIQGWNKQSFGNIFDAVKEAEVGLLRAEGAMVHGDSEGAQVELNKAQTELRRALAVEEQYCRQKARVTWLHNGDRTSKYFHEVVKQWRVQGMIHRVKRADEVWVEDDNGIATDSIEYFSNLFSSDTSSNLDGLLGLIPSLVSREDTMILEEVPTLEEVRRVVFATDGESAAGLDSFTGKFFTFAWDIIAQNVHKAIVSFFCGAELPRFITSTSIVLIPNDLNP; this comes from the exons ATGTCCAGGGTGGGAGTCAGAGGGCTGATCAGGTGCAAATCCATGGCAGTGAAATACAGGGGCAGGAAGACACCCCGGGGCTATCCGAAAACAGGGTTTGAACAAGAGGAGCATGAGGATATGGACGACACGTGGGCTACCGATTTTCCCCAGGTAGCGGGGAATTTGTCGCCAAGGATGGTGGTTGTGCCTGAAACTAGTTCGGCATCTTTGGTGGTGGAGCTAAACATTGATCACCCTGGCGACGGTG CCTTGGCAATCTCGGTCGTCCACCTGGCCAAACATCCATCGGATCATTCCCCGCTGAAGGTCTCGTTTGCTTCCAGGAAGGACAATAAACCGCGCCTATTTCATTTCCTAAATGTGTGGACCACAAGACCAGATTTAATGGAAGTGATTCGCCAGGCTTGGAATATGGAAGTGCAGGGCTCCCCCTTACGGATTCTATGCTCCAAACTGTTGGCAGCTCGGAGGGGAATTCAAGGGTGGAATAAGCAGTCCTTTGGTAATATCTTTGATGCGGTAAAAGAGGCAGAGGTCGGGTTATTGAGGGCCGAGGGTGCAATGGTCCATGGTGATTCTGAGGGGGCACAGGTGGAGCTAAATAAGGCCCAGACAGAGTTAAGACGGGCTCTAGCGGTGGAAGAGCAGTACTGCCGTCAGAAGGCTAGAGTGACCTGGCTTCATAACGGGGACCGAACTTCCAAATACTTCCATGAGGTGGTTAAGCAGTGGAGGGTGCAAGGAATGATCCACAGAGTTAAGAGGGCTGATGAAGTGTGGGTGGAGGACGATAACGGAATAGCAACAGATTCAATTGAATATTTCTCTAACCTATTTTCTAGTGATACAAGTTCAAATTTGGATGGGTTGCTAGGTTTAATTCCGTCCTTGGTTTCGAGGGAGGACACTATGATCTTGGAGGAGGTTCCGACCTTGGAGGAAGTTAGGCGAGTGGTGTTCGCAACGGATGGGGAGAGTGCCGCGGGGCTGGATAGCTTCACGGGGAAGTTTTTCACCTTTGCTTGGGACATCATTGCTCAGAATGTTCACAAGGCCATAGTGAGTTTCTTCTGTGGTGCGGAGCTTCCTCGGTTTATCACTTCTACCTCCATTGTACTGATTCCCAATGATCTGAATCCCTAG